A genomic region of Nostoc sp. UHCC 0702 contains the following coding sequences:
- a CDS encoding Hsp20 family protein, with protein sequence MDQLFSELAAVKRGNSDISSSRQTAWVPAVELHDKGNFLLFRAEIPGVEGKDLDIQVTQDAVSIAGEHRYENRTYATGTQIYCDGSQ encoded by the coding sequence ATGGATCAGCTGTTCTCTGAGCTTGCAGCAGTTAAAAGAGGCAATTCAGATATTTCCTCATCACGCCAAACTGCTTGGGTTCCTGCTGTTGAATTACATGACAAAGGTAATTTTTTACTATTCAGAGCTGAAATTCCAGGTGTAGAGGGTAAAGACTTGGATATTCAAGTGACTCAAGACGCAGTTTCAATTGCTGGTGAGCATCGTTACGAAAACAGGACTTACGCAACTGGCACACAGATTTACTGTGATGGCAGTCAATAG
- a CDS encoding type II toxin-antitoxin system VapC family toxin gives MRISDALANVSRLFLDTAPVIYFVERNPQFVDLVDPIFERLSADITAVVSGITLSECLVGAIRLGLADLEQAFVDVLQQEEVVFVEINAAIAREAARIRVHYNLQLPDALQVAAALIAGCQAFLTNDAALKRVTELRVLVMCELESENP, from the coding sequence ATGAGGATTAGTGATGCGTTAGCAAATGTTTCTCGCTTGTTTCTCGATACAGCACCTGTAATTTATTTTGTCGAACGGAATCCGCAGTTTGTGGATTTAGTCGATCCAATTTTTGAGCGATTGTCAGCTGACATTACAGCAGTAGTATCTGGGATAACGTTATCAGAGTGCTTGGTAGGTGCTATACGTCTGGGGTTAGCTGATTTAGAGCAAGCTTTTGTCGATGTGTTGCAACAAGAAGAAGTAGTTTTTGTAGAGATTAATGCTGCTATTGCGCGAGAAGCTGCGAGAATTAGGGTACATTATAATCTTCAGTTACCCGATGCGTTGCAGGTGGCGGCGGCTTTAATAGCTGGTTGTCAAGCGTTTTTGACCAATGATGCAGCTTTGAAGCGGGTGACGGAGTTGAGGGTTTTGGTGATGTGTGAGTTGGAAAGCGAGAACCCGTAA
- a CDS encoding Rpn family recombination-promoting nuclease/putative transposase produces the protein MAYDSICRFLTSEYPSSFVQWLLNSAETNIQVLPTELSVEPIRSDALFQLPELGSILHLEFQTIPQSKPSLPVRMLDYWLRIYRKYECPIEQVVIFLKQTDSPAVYINELAVGKTRHEYRIIRLWEQDPQPLLANPALLPLAVLASTDAPAALLEQVAVEIDKIEEPEQRQNITACTEVLAALKFDKQLIRQYFREELMEESPIYQEILEKGAKKGKLQTLTRLLSRRFGTISIELQQRLQALSINQLDDLSDALFDFTEISDLAVWLQNQQ, from the coding sequence TTGGCATACGATAGCATTTGCCGATTTTTGACATCTGAGTATCCATCATCTTTTGTACAGTGGTTGCTGAACTCTGCTGAAACAAATATTCAGGTTTTACCCACAGAATTAAGTGTAGAACCAATCCGTTCTGATGCTTTATTTCAACTACCAGAACTAGGTAGCATTTTGCATTTGGAGTTCCAAACTATTCCTCAATCAAAACCATCTCTCCCTGTGAGGATGCTGGATTACTGGTTGAGAATATATCGAAAATACGAATGTCCCATTGAACAAGTAGTTATTTTCTTAAAACAAACAGATTCCCCTGCTGTTTACATCAATGAGCTTGCAGTTGGGAAGACAAGACATGAGTATAGAATTATCCGCTTGTGGGAGCAAGACCCGCAACCGCTTCTGGCTAACCCCGCGCTGCTACCATTAGCAGTATTGGCTTCTACAGATGCACCAGCAGCTTTGTTAGAACAAGTTGCTGTAGAAATAGATAAAATCGAAGAACCAGAACAACGACAAAACATCACAGCTTGCACAGAAGTACTAGCTGCTTTAAAGTTCGATAAACAACTAATTCGCCAGTATTTCAGGGAGGAACTAATGGAAGAGTCACCAATTTATCAAGAAATACTAGAAAAAGGTGCTAAAAAAGGAAAACTACAAACCTTAACTCGCCTACTTTCACGGCGATTTGGCACAATTTCTATTGAATTACAACAACGACTTCAAGCATTGTCGATTAACCAGCTAGATGATTTAAGCGATGCACTGTTTGACTTTACCGAGATATCCGACTTAGCAGTTTGGTTGCAAAACCAGCAGTAA
- a CDS encoding dienelactone hydrolase family protein, whose amino-acid sequence MTKEITRRNFIATATLATGFALAVQPISANTIATDAKGLIAGAVKIPVSDGEIPAYRAQPATDGKFPIVLVIQEIFGVHEHIQDVCRRFAKLGYVAIAPELFVRQGDVSKLSSIDEIRPIVAKVPDAQVLSDLDATVNWAVKSAKGKADKVGITGFCWGGRITWLYAAHNPKVKAGVAWYGRLVGDVTKLQPKYPVDIASTLSVPVLGLYGGKDTGIPLNTVEQMRDRLKSSSSKSEIIVYPDAPHAFFADYRPSYRQKEARDGWKRLWVWFKEHGL is encoded by the coding sequence ATGACAAAAGAAATAACGCGCCGCAACTTTATCGCAACTGCTACCCTTGCCACAGGTTTTGCTCTGGCAGTACAACCTATTTCTGCTAACACCATCGCCACCGATGCTAAAGGATTAATCGCGGGTGCGGTGAAAATTCCTGTTTCAGATGGTGAAATTCCAGCTTACAGGGCGCAGCCTGCCACTGATGGAAAATTCCCAATTGTGCTAGTGATTCAAGAAATCTTTGGCGTACATGAGCATATTCAAGATGTCTGTCGGCGCTTTGCCAAGTTGGGATATGTAGCGATCGCACCGGAATTATTTGTACGTCAAGGCGATGTCTCTAAATTAAGCAGTATAGACGAAATTCGCCCAATTGTGGCAAAAGTGCCAGATGCCCAAGTACTATCTGACCTTGATGCTACGGTAAACTGGGCTGTGAAGTCAGCTAAGGGAAAAGCTGATAAAGTAGGCATTACCGGTTTTTGCTGGGGTGGTAGGATTACTTGGCTGTACGCCGCACACAATCCCAAAGTGAAAGCAGGTGTGGCGTGGTACGGGCGACTGGTGGGTGATGTCACCAAACTTCAGCCTAAGTATCCTGTTGATATTGCCTCGACGCTTTCTGTACCCGTTCTTGGACTTTACGGCGGCAAAGACACGGGTATTCCCTTAAATACAGTCGAGCAGATGCGCGATCGCTTAAAATCTAGCAGCAGCAAATCTGAAATCATCGTCTACCCCGATGCACCCCACGCCTTTTTTGCCGATTATCGTCCTTCTTATCGCCAAAAAGAAGCTCGTGATGGTTGGAAACGTCTGTGGGTATGGTTTAAAGAGCATGGGTTGTAA
- a CDS encoding amylo-alpha-1,6-glucosidase — translation MSIEFGREICGNLATAEVREWLVTNGKGSYASGTVAGTLTRCYHGLLVAALKPPVERTVLLTKLDETAQYNNHSYSLYTNRWAGELINPHGYVNIERFHLEGTTPVWDFVFEDALLEKRIWMEPGADTTYIHYQLKRGSQPLTLSIKALVNYRDYHSKTKAGSWRMKIDSITNGLGITAFNQARTLFLLADNASILPGSGDDWYRNFALTAERDRGLDDIDDNLFVGTFEATIPPGGTFTFIASTETNPNLNAAAALERRNQYEQKLLQRWQVANPKINQTPDWVNQLVLAADQFIVDRPLPDNPDGKTVIAGYHWFTDWGRDTMISLPGLTLATGRPEIAGSIIRTFAKYINRGMLPNVFPDSNRELTDNDYNTVDATLWFFEAIRSYYAATQDKQLLEELFPKLGEIIDAHIQGTRYQIKLDPEDGLIYAGQDGVQLTWMDAKIGDWVVTPRIGKPIEINALWYNALQTMSEFAQHLQKPSQQYDQLAKLTLQGFQRFWNSAKGYCFDVLDSPSGNDDSLRPNQIFAVSLPKSPLTPEQQQQVVEVCGQSLLTSYGLRSLATDNPEYEGFYGGDQYHRDKVYHQGTVWGWLIGPFVLAHFNVFQDPALARQFLEPIKHHITNAGLGTISEIFNGDLPIEPKGCIAQAWSVAEVLRAWLATDVASS, via the coding sequence ATGAGCATTGAATTTGGCCGCGAAATCTGTGGAAATCTTGCTACAGCAGAAGTGCGGGAGTGGTTAGTAACCAATGGTAAGGGTAGTTATGCTTCTGGGACAGTAGCAGGTACTCTCACAAGATGTTATCATGGCTTACTCGTAGCAGCACTCAAACCGCCAGTAGAACGTACAGTATTACTCACCAAACTTGATGAAACTGCACAATATAACAATCATTCCTATAGTCTTTATACTAACCGTTGGGCTGGGGAATTGATCAATCCTCATGGTTATGTGAATATCGAAAGATTCCACCTAGAAGGAACAACCCCTGTATGGGATTTTGTGTTTGAAGATGCTTTGTTAGAGAAGCGCATCTGGATGGAACCAGGAGCAGATACAACATATATTCACTATCAATTGAAACGAGGCAGTCAACCATTAACTCTATCAATCAAAGCTTTAGTAAACTATCGGGATTATCATAGCAAAACCAAAGCCGGAAGTTGGAGGATGAAAATTGATAGTATTACTAATGGGCTAGGTATCACAGCTTTTAATCAAGCTAGAACTTTGTTTTTATTAGCTGATAATGCTAGTATTTTGCCTGGGAGTGGGGACGACTGGTATAGAAATTTTGCGTTAACAGCAGAACGCGATCGCGGGTTAGATGACATTGACGATAATCTGTTTGTAGGTACTTTTGAAGCCACCATTCCACCAGGAGGAACGTTCACCTTTATAGCCAGCACTGAAACAAACCCAAATTTAAATGCTGCTGCTGCCTTAGAAAGGCGCAATCAATATGAACAAAAATTGTTACAACGTTGGCAAGTAGCTAACCCCAAAATTAATCAAACTCCTGATTGGGTGAATCAATTAGTACTTGCTGCTGATCAGTTTATTGTTGATCGCCCACTACCAGATAATCCAGATGGTAAAACAGTCATCGCAGGCTACCATTGGTTTACCGATTGGGGCCGCGACACCATGATTAGTCTACCTGGTCTAACTCTGGCTACCGGTCGTCCAGAAATTGCAGGCTCAATTATTCGCACCTTTGCTAAATACATTAATCGCGGCATGTTGCCGAATGTTTTTCCTGATAGTAACAGAGAACTAACAGACAATGACTACAATACTGTTGATGCGACCCTGTGGTTTTTTGAAGCAATTCGTAGCTATTATGCCGCAACTCAGGACAAGCAGTTATTAGAAGAACTGTTCCCCAAACTAGGGGAAATTATCGACGCACACATTCAAGGAACGCGTTATCAAATCAAACTTGATCCTGAAGATGGGTTAATTTATGCTGGTCAGGACGGTGTACAACTCACTTGGATGGATGCCAAAATAGGAGACTGGGTGGTTACTCCTCGCATTGGTAAACCCATAGAAATTAATGCTCTCTGGTATAATGCTTTACAAACGATGTCGGAATTTGCCCAACATCTGCAAAAACCCTCCCAACAGTACGATCAACTTGCTAAGTTAACTCTGCAAGGATTTCAGCGCTTTTGGAATAGTGCCAAGGGTTATTGTTTCGATGTCTTGGATAGTCCTAGTGGTAACGATGACTCATTACGACCTAACCAAATTTTTGCCGTATCCTTACCAAAAAGCCCTCTTACACCAGAACAACAGCAGCAAGTTGTTGAAGTCTGCGGGCAATCTCTCCTGACTTCTTACGGTTTGCGTAGCCTCGCTACTGATAATCCTGAATACGAAGGTTTTTATGGGGGAGATCAATATCACCGTGATAAAGTCTATCACCAAGGAACTGTTTGGGGATGGCTAATTGGGCCATTTGTTCTTGCTCACTTCAATGTTTTCCAAGATCCAGCATTAGCTCGTCAGTTCCTAGAACCCATCAAGCATCATATAACAAATGCCGGATTGGGAACCATCAGCGAAATCTTCAATGGTGACTTACCGATAGAACCTAAAGGTTGTATCGCTCAAGCTTGGTCAGTTGCAGAAGTGCTACGTGCTTGGCTAGCCACTGATGTCGCCTCCAGTTAA